From one Gracilibacillus salinarum genomic stretch:
- a CDS encoding TetR/AcrR family transcriptional regulator, producing MISNDNYRKERRDAAENRHRILEVAYRLFSQHNIEKVSMNQIAKEAGIGAGTLYRRYNNKGEVCLDLIKDNFCGFLEEVHLYLASHQHELASYRFKGVLPLFIRFKESKASLLKGVEKSSTSNRHIITSPLYNELHQVMVGLFDEMNQSEFRVDNSTFRADMVLLAFSSDSYLFQREVRGLSSDEFLDHIHTTFLYK from the coding sequence ATGATTAGCAATGACAACTACAGAAAGGAACGACGAGATGCTGCTGAGAATCGTCATCGAATCTTAGAAGTAGCCTATCGCCTTTTTTCCCAACATAATATAGAAAAAGTAAGCATGAATCAAATTGCTAAAGAAGCCGGAATTGGCGCCGGTACACTCTATCGTAGATATAATAATAAAGGTGAAGTGTGTCTTGATCTAATTAAAGACAATTTTTGTGGTTTTTTGGAAGAAGTTCATCTGTATTTAGCATCACACCAGCATGAATTGGCCAGCTATCGATTTAAAGGAGTACTTCCATTATTTATCCGTTTTAAAGAAAGCAAAGCTTCCTTACTAAAAGGTGTCGAGAAATCGAGCACAAGTAACCGTCATATCATCACAAGTCCATTGTATAACGAATTACACCAAGTAATGGTCGGACTCTTTGATGAGATGAATCAATCGGAATTTAGAGTTGATAACAGTACATTTAGAGCGGATATGGTATTATTAGCTTTTTCAAGTGATTCCTACTTATTTCAACGTGAAGTACGCGGCCTGTCATCAGACGAATTCTTAGATCATATACATACCACGTTTTTATATAAGTAA
- a CDS encoding helix-turn-helix transcriptional regulator: protein MDMLWKINIERPVAYFKSGQFVSNHGWKHKEMKLTKDFEIIIGVHKSIFIQIEDKQFELQHGDVLLIPPGLQYFGYHPSENEASFFWLHFFPRSETDRYPTDKFINHLIGSLIDHHRESINNASFLPDFFSLKYTNKPFILMNQILDIANNSYYSTYAVDYLVTEMLIELTEQFSKRFLQSYTDQYENTHKFNQILEWIRVNIYEDIHVKDVADTFSMNADHLTRVFKKNIGMSTIKYINTIKLNKAKELLCTTNKTIKEISYQLNFKEDKYFMKLFKNYEGMTPSQFRDAYTNTYINTLSVDPDIPVPDHLNFE, encoded by the coding sequence ATGGATATGCTCTGGAAAATTAACATTGAAAGGCCTGTTGCCTATTTCAAATCAGGCCAATTTGTTAGTAATCATGGCTGGAAACATAAGGAAATGAAACTAACTAAAGATTTTGAAATTATCATCGGAGTTCATAAATCTATATTTATTCAAATAGAAGATAAACAATTTGAATTACAGCACGGTGACGTATTACTGATACCACCTGGATTACAATATTTTGGCTATCATCCTTCTGAAAATGAGGCTAGTTTTTTCTGGTTGCATTTTTTTCCACGATCAGAGACAGACAGGTATCCAACAGACAAGTTTATTAATCACCTAATAGGGTCTCTTATCGATCATCATAGAGAGTCCATTAATAATGCATCGTTTCTTCCTGATTTTTTTTCGTTAAAATATACAAATAAGCCATTTATATTAATGAATCAAATATTAGATATAGCTAATAATTCTTATTACAGTACCTATGCAGTAGATTATCTCGTAACTGAAATGCTTATTGAACTTACCGAACAATTCAGTAAACGTTTTTTGCAATCGTATACAGATCAGTATGAAAACACACATAAATTTAACCAAATCCTCGAGTGGATTCGTGTAAATATCTACGAGGATATACATGTAAAAGATGTTGCTGATACTTTTTCAATGAATGCAGATCATTTAACAAGGGTTTTTAAAAAGAATATCGGCATGAGTACGATCAAATATATCAATACGATAAAACTGAACAAAGCGAAAGAATTACTATGTACAACTAATAAGACAATTAAGGAGATATCCTATCAATTAAACTTCAAGGAAGATAAGTACTTTATGAAATTATTTAAGAATTACGAAGGAATGACACCAAGCCAATTTCGAGATGCCTATACGAATACTTATATAAACACTCTTTCTGTAGATCCCGACATTCCTGTTCCTGACCATTTAAACTTTGAATAA
- a CDS encoding MFS transporter, with translation MENKNMLSDKVPFHRRISYSLTDTGGNLLYCIITGYLLYFYTDVFGLSVGVAGTLLLLTRLIDAIDAPIWGFIIDHTKSKYGQSRPYFLWLCVPFAFFTVLTFTTPDLDGTWKIVYAAATYILAGICYTGISTPITAILPNLSRDPNERVILNSFRMVGGNIGNFAAVTFTLPLVAYFGGGNEQKGFTITVALAAVIAIIMFLIAFSDLREINTTKIKKLPMKQSIKAVKGNWPWVLVVAANLIFWIALTVRTSTLVYYFEYNIGDKGLVPLINGISVIQVLGMMVIPFIVKFSNKYTTTILGFALAAIGQVIMFTGGEVLSIIIIGWIIGNIGSGIACSMPFAMLSDTVDYGEWKTGLRASGFLTAIGSAFCIKAGSGLGGFIPSLILNAVGYVPNEVQTEASLLGIQFIFIWLPAIIFALGVIPMIFYRPYEKQEDKIRQYLTANQTS, from the coding sequence ATGGAAAATAAAAACATGCTGTCGGATAAAGTACCTTTTCATCGACGGATCAGTTACTCATTGACGGACACAGGAGGGAATCTTCTTTATTGTATTATTACAGGTTATTTACTATATTTTTATACCGATGTTTTTGGTTTATCGGTTGGAGTTGCAGGAACCTTGCTATTGTTAACTCGCCTTATAGATGCAATTGATGCACCAATATGGGGGTTTATCATTGATCATACGAAGTCTAAATACGGTCAAAGCAGACCTTATTTCTTATGGTTATGTGTTCCATTTGCTTTTTTTACAGTATTAACGTTTACAACTCCTGACCTTGATGGAACATGGAAAATTGTTTATGCTGCAGCAACATATATTTTGGCAGGTATTTGTTACACCGGTATTTCTACGCCTATCACAGCAATTCTTCCTAACCTGTCAAGAGATCCGAATGAACGTGTTATATTAAATTCTTTTCGTATGGTTGGTGGCAATATAGGGAATTTTGCAGCAGTAACATTTACTCTGCCTCTAGTTGCATATTTTGGAGGAGGAAATGAACAAAAGGGTTTCACAATTACTGTGGCTCTAGCTGCTGTGATTGCAATTATAATGTTTCTTATTGCCTTCTCGGATTTAAGAGAAATAAATACCACCAAAATAAAGAAATTGCCAATGAAACAAAGTATCAAGGCAGTAAAAGGAAATTGGCCATGGGTACTAGTTGTGGCAGCTAATTTGATTTTTTGGATAGCGCTAACAGTACGTACCTCTACGCTTGTATACTATTTTGAATATAATATTGGCGATAAAGGACTCGTTCCATTGATTAATGGTATTTCTGTTATTCAAGTATTAGGTATGATGGTCATTCCGTTTATAGTGAAGTTTAGTAACAAATATACAACAACTATCCTTGGTTTTGCACTAGCAGCAATAGGTCAAGTTATCATGTTTACTGGTGGAGAAGTATTGAGCATTATTATTATAGGTTGGATTATAGGTAATATTGGTTCAGGTATTGCTTGCTCTATGCCATTTGCGATGCTGTCAGACACAGTAGATTATGGAGAATGGAAAACCGGTCTTCGTGCAAGCGGATTTCTAACAGCAATTGGAAGTGCCTTTTGTATAAAAGCGGGTTCAGGGTTGGGCGGCTTTATTCCTTCCCTTATCCTGAATGCGGTAGGTTATGTCCCGAATGAAGTACAAACAGAAGCTTCATTATTAGGTATTCAGTTTATTTTTATTTGGTTGCCCGCTATTATTTTTGCACTAGGAGTTATTCCAATGATATTCTACCGCCCTTATGAAAAACAAGAAGACAAAATAAGACAGTATTTAACCGCTAATCAGACAAGCTAA
- a CDS encoding glycoside hydrolase family 127 protein has translation MTEQHVSQHSVNITDKFWSHYIETVRTEMIPYQWKVLNDQADITIEKERNDETIPSEKSHAIENFKIAAGLEEGNHYGWVFQDSDVYKWLEAVAYSLQYKYDEKLKELADSVIDLLERAQEKDGYLNTYFSIEEPERRFKMLAESHELYCAGHYIEAAIAYYKATNNEKALRIACRLAYCIDNHFGYEEGKIKGYDGHEEIEIALAKLYEVTGEENYLQLSQFFLYERGQDTTFFAKQKEEDNSERPVIEGMSKFPLSYYQAHKPILEQDTAEGHAVRLVYMCTAMADLAHLSNDDEMLTACRRLWNNIVEKRMYITGGIGSTVNGEAFTADYDLPNDTMYCETCASVGLIFFAYNMLKNEANGRYADTLERALYNSVISGMALDGKHFFYVNPLEVKPEYSEKDPGKSHVKVTRPEWFGCACCPPNLARLLTSLNKYIYTIHDDVIYTNLYITNNTTFEINQNPIKIDQKTNYPWDGMNIFTIDTIKETEFGLALRIPYWSKTSNIYVNGQKWEGNLENGYVILHRSWKNGDEVTVELDMTIQKWTANPKVRSNQHKVAIQRGPIIYCAEEVDNGKDLHLLRIPKDSNFDYHFAPEVLGGVGVIKVNGLRKAYSSDWDHQLYRIDEQETFESDLITLVPYFCWANRTPGEMLVWLSK, from the coding sequence TTGACGGAGCAACATGTGTCTCAACATAGTGTAAACATAACAGATAAATTTTGGTCTCATTATATAGAAACGGTTAGAACAGAAATGATACCTTATCAATGGAAAGTACTTAATGATCAAGCAGACATTACTATTGAAAAAGAGCGAAATGACGAAACGATACCATCTGAAAAAAGTCACGCAATTGAAAATTTTAAAATTGCAGCAGGACTGGAAGAAGGCAACCATTATGGATGGGTGTTTCAAGACAGTGATGTGTACAAATGGCTGGAAGCAGTTGCGTATTCTTTACAATATAAATATGATGAGAAATTAAAAGAGCTGGCTGACAGTGTTATCGATTTATTAGAACGTGCACAAGAAAAAGACGGCTATTTAAATACCTATTTCTCCATAGAGGAACCAGAAAGAAGATTTAAGATGTTAGCGGAGAGTCATGAATTATATTGTGCAGGTCACTATATTGAAGCTGCTATTGCCTACTACAAGGCAACAAACAATGAGAAAGCATTACGTATCGCGTGTCGTTTAGCATACTGTATTGATAATCATTTTGGTTATGAAGAAGGCAAAATAAAAGGCTACGATGGCCATGAAGAAATTGAAATTGCCTTAGCAAAATTATATGAGGTAACAGGGGAAGAGAACTATTTGCAACTAAGTCAGTTCTTTCTGTATGAACGTGGTCAAGATACTACTTTTTTTGCCAAACAAAAAGAGGAAGACAACAGCGAAAGACCAGTTATTGAAGGAATGAGTAAGTTTCCGCTGAGCTATTATCAAGCGCATAAGCCAATCTTAGAACAAGATACGGCAGAAGGACATGCGGTAAGGCTTGTTTATATGTGTACGGCGATGGCAGATCTAGCTCATTTAAGTAATGATGATGAAATGTTAACAGCTTGCAGAAGACTCTGGAATAACATCGTAGAAAAAAGAATGTATATTACAGGTGGCATTGGCTCAACAGTCAATGGGGAAGCTTTTACAGCTGATTATGATTTGCCTAATGATACGATGTATTGTGAAACATGTGCGTCAGTAGGACTTATCTTTTTTGCATATAATATGTTAAAAAATGAAGCAAATGGGCGATATGCAGATACATTAGAACGAGCACTTTACAATTCTGTAATAAGTGGTATGGCATTAGATGGCAAACATTTCTTTTATGTAAATCCGTTAGAAGTAAAACCGGAATACAGCGAAAAAGATCCTGGCAAGAGCCATGTCAAAGTGACACGTCCGGAATGGTTTGGCTGTGCTTGTTGTCCACCGAACCTGGCAAGATTATTAACGTCGTTGAATAAATACATTTATACTATTCATGACGATGTGATATACACTAATTTATATATAACGAATAATACAACCTTTGAAATAAATCAAAACCCGATAAAAATAGATCAAAAAACTAATTATCCATGGGATGGAATGAATATATTTACAATTGATACAATTAAGGAAACTGAATTTGGTTTAGCCTTAAGAATCCCATACTGGTCGAAGACAAGCAATATTTATGTGAATGGACAAAAATGGGAAGGTAACTTGGAAAACGGGTATGTCATCCTGCATAGAAGCTGGAAGAACGGAGATGAAGTCACGGTTGAATTAGATATGACCATTCAGAAGTGGACAGCGAATCCAAAAGTGAGGTCTAATCAGCATAAGGTAGCCATTCAAAGAGGTCCTATCATTTATTGTGCGGAAGAAGTCGATAATGGCAAAGACTTACATTTGTTGAGGATCCCCAAGGACAGTAATTTCGATTATCATTTTGCTCCTGAGGTATTGGGAGGAGTTGGGGTAATAAAAGTAAACGGTCTGAGAAAGGCATACTCCAGTGATTGGGATCATCAATTATATCGAATAGATGAACAAGAAACATTTGAATCAGATTTAATTACACTTGTTCCATACTTTTGTTGGGCAAATCGGACACCAGGTGAGATGTTAGTCTGGCTGTCAAAATAA
- a CDS encoding spore coat protein — MQNQNQTQNGMQMPQDLMNQTATHNHGAHELFDAHEVIGCLIGAIEQYQLYDQNIQCQELKGILQRQTSFMLQMYNTIVDTFQSGQDPQVPTQQYKMQQSNEVTYGVKAGQPKQPKMAVNQLTDECYSSFMLGQIKAASSGFTTAAAEMNHPVLRRILADSIPNLIEMSYELFLYQNKNGYYQIPQLKEQDMNIMVQAYAKAPQQNMH, encoded by the coding sequence ATGCAAAATCAAAATCAAACGCAAAATGGAATGCAAATGCCACAAGACTTGATGAATCAAACAGCTACTCATAATCATGGTGCACATGAGTTATTTGATGCACATGAAGTGATTGGTTGTCTGATTGGTGCAATTGAACAGTATCAATTATATGATCAAAATATTCAATGCCAAGAGCTAAAGGGTATTCTTCAGCGTCAGACATCGTTTATGTTGCAAATGTATAATACGATTGTGGATACCTTTCAATCTGGACAGGATCCGCAAGTACCAACACAGCAATACAAGATGCAACAAAGTAACGAGGTTACTTATGGGGTGAAGGCAGGTCAACCGAAACAGCCGAAAATGGCAGTCAATCAATTAACAGATGAATGCTATTCTTCGTTTATGTTAGGACAAATTAAAGCAGCATCCTCTGGATTTACGACTGCAGCTGCTGAAATGAACCATCCGGTATTGCGAAGAATACTGGCAGACAGTATTCCGAACCTGATCGAGATGAGCTATGAGTTATTCTTGTACCAAAACAAAAATGGCTATTACCAGATTCCACAGTTAAAAGAGCAAGATATGAATATTATGGTGCAAGCGTATGCGAAAGCACCACAGCAAAACATGCACTAA